The Taeniopygia guttata chromosome 9, bTaeGut7.mat, whole genome shotgun sequence genome segment TGAGGCCAGTCTTCAGCTCCTCAAAGTCTTTGGCAGAGACCAAATTTCCAACAAACATAGTGAAAGCTGATGCAGGCCCTTTAAATGAAAAGACaataaactggttttttttaaggcagcTTTTATAACTGGGAGCCAGAATCCAGCCAGCTTTAGCACATCAGGTTTTGCTCAAAAGTGACATCATATTTCAGTATTAAGTCCCTTATAATCATCATTTGTGCTGGAAAACCCCACCCCTGACATCCTGGACTTCAGTTACGTTCCTCATGCAACAGCGTTCAATCACAGTCCATTAAACAAGCATCACATGAGGATCCCACACCACTTaccatctgttttctttttcttgggcTCTGGTGCACTTTTATTggccatttctttctttctctttccaggTGCTTCCTTGACAGCAGGTTCTGTGCCAGAAAACAGAACAACATTGAAAAATACAGAACCTTTCCTAAATTGAATCAGCACATGAACATTAATCCTTACACCATTCATACACAAGATCTCCTGTTACTAAGAAGCTGCTCCTCAGTACAAAAGGCCACTGTAGCACATTTCTGCTCAGGCACCATACCTGTTATTAAATAGTCTCAAAGCCACTTAAACTCACTTTCATCTTCACTTTCCTCTTCAGcatcctcttcatcctcctcttcatcatcatcctcatcgtcatcctcatcttcctcatcttcaGATTCTGCTGCCTTGGCTTTCACTGGTGTAGCCTTGGCTGGAGTGGTTTTCTTCACTGGAATAGGGGCTGTGTCCATGGCTTCATCTTCAGACTCTGAAACAAGATGAGCACAGTATTCAGACAGTTCCACATTAAGCATATTTTGAAActaggaaaacaaaatacttttaagcAAAATGTTTCTCATGCCTCCTAAAATTTGTATGTTTCCAGGAAAAAGGTTTAATACACttaatttttacaaaaattgTCTCTCTGCCTTGTGTtttactgcattaaaaaaaaaaccctaaacctgTTCACCAACAATAAGAAGTTTTACTGACAAAAGGGAAATTAACACCCATTCAGCAACATGGACAACAGCAACCAGCTAAAACCAGCTGAGCACACACTGCATCAATCCCATTATCCTTTAAGTAACCTCCCTCCCCCAGGTCCCAGAAAGTGTTTAATAATAAACATCTTATACCATCTTCTTCTTCCTCGTCctcttcatcatcatcttcatcctcatcctcctcagaTTCCTGCttggctggcacagctgcaggctTTTTGGCTGGTACTGCTGCAGGCTTTTTGGCTGCAGGCTTCACGGGCATTGGtggctcctcttcctcatctgCACCAACAGTACAAGTCTTTACTTCTAAGGTTCAGTGGTATAGGTAAAAAGTCATTAGAGCTTCCCAAAATTTTGTCCAAAAGTTCAGGAAAGGGCAATCAAGAAACTAGGAGATCTTTTACAGGCCGTGTGtaaggcagctgcagcccaagCTCTCCTGCAAACTTCACCCATTGCCCACCTCTCTTTCATAACCCCTCATTAATCAATGAACTCCCCCAAGTATTAATCATACAAATGCTTCCAATTCCAAAGGGACTCATATTTAATTACTTGATTGAACCAGCTTTAGTCAATGCCTATTTCAAAAGTAACTTACCAGAATCttcttcatcctcctcatcatcatcttcgtcatcttcatcatcttcacTCTCCTCCTTCTTGGcattctttccattttttgctCCTTTGGTTAGGACAGCAGCCTTTTTAGGAGTTGGAGTAACAGCCTTTTTTGGCTGTGGAGTAGCCACAACCTTCTTTGCAGGTGTAACTGCCTTTTTTGCAGGAGTAGCAACTTTTTTTGCAGGAGTTGCAGCCTTCTTGGCTGGGGTAACAGCAACCTTTTGTGCTTTCTTCTGGGGGATCATCTGAAAGACACATTAGTGTAAGATTCATGCTGGCCTGTTTAACCTACCATTACTTCACTATCAAACATACAGCAACTGAAATCTACAGAGTATCCTTCTGACAGTTTCTGTAAAGTTACCTTAAATGCCCACCCAGATGAATAAAGGTCAAACACAGCTTTTTCATGCTTTCAGAAGCCTACTTATGAAACATCAAAGCACCTCTAAACTCCCTTGTCCTGAACCAAGACCAGTCATGTCTATTAGCATTCTATACCTTGAAATTTTTACACTTGCACATAAACCACATGTGGACAAATGTCATACTGTTTATTACTAGAGTGATTAGGTACCCACTTGCTTATCAAGTTTAGTATAGCTCTAAAACGCCAGCAGCACTTCCAAAAGCTTGGAAACACACTTAGCAGCTGAGCCATTTTTCCCCATAGTGCTTTAGTCTTACAAAATCCAGTTTATTCTTTAGCCACAGTTTATAGAGGAACACCGACTGTTGATTAAACGCCTGTTACGCTGTAACCCACAACACTTCTGTAACACGTGCATCCTTTTGACTCCATCTTTAGATCAATCACCTCTTCTCCGCTGCTTTCGTCTAGATCAGAGGACTCCTCTTCTTCACTTTCCTCGAACTttttcgggggaggaaccatttttttctgtttgatctGATTCTTCGGGGTCTGAAAGAGAGCGGGAGCAGCACGTTCAGCTGCCGCGCTCACCCGGGCCGCCTGCGAGCGCCGCCGGCTCCGGCGGGGCAATTGTCCCCACCACGTGGCCGCCCTGCGGCCGCCGCGGTGCTCCAGGGGCcgcccgggggcggcggggacgCGCCCGCCGGTGTGCGGGGTATTCCCGGGGTATTCCCGGGGTATtcccggggccgcgggggccTTCCCGGGAGCTCCGCGCGCCCCCACGTGCTCGCCGGCCGCGCGCCCCACGTGGCCGCACTGTGACGTAGCCCCGCCCCCCCCATCCCGCGCGCGCCCGCACGCGGGGCCCACCCGCGTCCCTCACACACGCGCGGATCCCCCACCCCGCCGCCCGCTCCCctcccgccccgcgcccccgcccgccgccgccgcacgGAGCAGAGCGGGACAATCGGGGCCTGAATCCACTGCCTCCGGGCCCGCGACCCCGCCCCTCGCCGCCATCTTCACGGCTCGGGAGAACAGGCCTGCAGCCGCCGCGCGGCCCGAGCGCACGGCGGCGAGAAGGCGGCCCGGCTCCCTCCTCGATACGCCGCCATCCGCACCCGCCCGCCCCATCATGGCGGCGTTCGACCGCTTCCCGCCCGGCGGCTGCGCTCCCCCACTCCCTCACCTTGGTGATCTTCACCATGATGGCGGCGGTGCCTGGCGGCGCAGGGGCGGCGGCCGAGTTGTGtcgggagcggagcgggcgcgtccggcggggcggcggcgcggcggggatCGGGCCGCGGGCGGGCTGTGGGAGCGACGGGGACGCgcgggcggccgggccgggcactGACACGAAAGAGCGAGCGCGCGCCCCTTCCGCCCCCTTTGCTAGCCCCGCGCCAcgccccgccccctccgcccccgCTCCGACCAATCGCCGCGCTCGCCCCTCGAGCCGCCGCGCCAATCGGCGGCGCTCTGCGATCGGCCAACCGCAGGGCGCGTTACAACCGCGGGGCCGCCCGCCCGGGAGGCCTCGGCCCGGGACGGCGGCAGCGCGGCGCATGCGCACCGGCCGGGCCCAGGGCCGCACgtggcggccgcggccccgtTCGGCCCCGTTCGGGCCCGGGCGGGTCCGGCGGTCCGGGGAGGCGCTGCCGTGCCCGGGCGGGTCCGGGGAGCCGCTGCCGTGCCCGGCGCTCACGGCTGCCCCACCGCCCCGGCGGCAGCTCGGCGCCCGCCGTGCCGCTCTGCCCGAACACGCTTTTGCCTCCCGCTTTAGAGCTGGGTTCGCCCCAGCGCTGTCTCTGCCCCAGGTTGTTGTTgcactctgcagctgccagccttcaCTCCTTCAGCTGGGAGAAAAGGcccaaaatgaaagaaaagaataagCCTGTGCTTGAATTCAGTCACTGCAAGAAGACACCACCTTTCTCCCTGTGGAATTTTTCCCCGGTGGCTGTAAATTCGCGGCAGAAATTACCTCAGGGCAGACCCGGTACTCCTGTTTAACTTGTCActctgctggcagggctgggtgctgccTTTGTGCCTACCTGACACAGAGTGGCCTCCTTTGTTGGGTTTCCCTACTGCCTTACCTCCCCTACCCCTTCAAACTGGGCATCCAGCCGGCTCCTGGGGGCTCCTGACTCAAGCATGGGTGACTGTAGCAGTTTGCTCATCCATGGCCTACTTGAGATGACTTGGGGAACATGAGATCCTAGTGAGCCCCAGAATAAAAATGCAGACTCTCAATGAATGCCATCCTGCACGGCCCTGGTGCCTTCGAGGGGGCACCCCAGGATTGTTCAGTGCCACCTGAAGCAAGGGACACACTGTGGCTGAGGCAATATACCCGGCTCTTAGGCTGTCCTAGTGCCTCTTTCTCTGCTGGGTAAGAAGAGGCAGTTTCCAGGCAAGCTGAGCTAAGGGCACCTGCTCACTGAGAGGTGATGGGGTCAATCAGCCTCTCCAGGAGGAATCCAAGCCTGTGCAGAGCCTGCCACCATCAGCTAGGacggggagggaaggagctggaacAGAGCGGGATACTGCCCATGTTCCAGCCGTGGTCACACACGTGCAGGCAGATGGGGATCCCAGCTGGGAAAACCCCTTGTGTAGGGCAGCTGGACCCTGCCTGTGAAATAGCAATGTCTGGCTCATGTCTCActgtgtgctgcaggagctgtccccaagTGGGGACACTGCATGGGGGAAGCAGTGACACAGACCAAGTGTGGCCCAAGGGGATGCAAAGTGATGGAATGGAAGACAGACCTGAAAGTGATTTTTAACTGTCTGAAGCAAGAGCTGATTGCACTCTCCTCACCACGCATGTGGTGCAACAAAATTGTGTACCATGACTGCCtgaacagctctgctgcctgtgctggggctggccttgGTTCCTCCACGTGCTGTGGGAGGCTGGTTTGTCATGAGAAAGGTACAACTGTTGCTTTAGCCAGGGGCAGTTTTGGCAGCTGGGACACTGCATGTGTCCAATAACAGTGCCAGCAGTGGGATCTGCaaagggctgggctggcagctggctAGTCTTGGTTCCCAACCCTGGCAGGGGAGTTCTCAGTATGGCCTGTGTTCAGTCCCATTCCCCAGCAGTGTGTTGGAAGGTTCTCCTTGCCTCTGGCAtctctgaggctgcagcagagcccagtgTTTGGGGAAGAAGCACAGCACCCTGTGCAGAGGAGTGAGAACCAGCACTGCCCATGGGGCTGTGCTAATCCATGCTCTGTGTCAGTCCATGCATTGTGCTAATCCATCCTCCATATCAATCCATGCTCCATGTCAATCCTCAATCCATGCTCCATATCAATCCATGCTGTGTATCAATCCATTCACTGTGCTAATCCATCCTCCATATCAATCCATGCTTTGTGTCAGTCCATGCACTGTGCTAATCCATGTTTGTGCCAATCCATGCTCCATATCAATCCATCCTCTGTGTCAGTCCATGCATTGTGCTAATCCATGCTCCATGTCAATCCATGCCCCACATCAATCCATGCTCCATATCAATCCATCCTCTGTGTCAGTCCATGCATTGTGCTAATCCATGCTCCATGTCAATCCATGCTCCATGTCAATCCATGCCCCACATCAATCCATGCTCCGTATCAATCCATGCACTGTGCTAATCCATGCTCCGTGTCAATCCATGCACTGTTATCCATGCACCATTGAGCAGGTCTGGATATGGCCCAACCCTGCCAGCTGCTGTTATGGCCAAAAAGGGCCCAGGATACTGCAGGGAGGAAAGTAGCCAGGACATTGCAGATGCCAGTGTTTAGGCTGCACTGTTCCCTGTATCCCATGTGTGGCCAAGATTTTTCAGCCCTAGCACTGGGCAGGACGATGCCAGAGTGGAGCAAGGCCAACCTTTTTCTGGGACACACCATAttgcagggctgtccctgctgtggctcagcacagcccagctcctctgcaggcagctccaggaatTTCAATGCCGAGGGAAGTCTCACAGAGAAGCATCAGTGAGAAGGGTAATTTGGCCAAAAGAGCAGGTTTGACAGCTCTATTTGTGCAATAAATACACTTTAGGTCCTTTTATGGCTGTCTCTTGTTGTAGCATGTCTGTGGCTTGGGAGCGTTGATATAATTCCACAGTTAAAGGGAATTTAGCTGGTTCAGTGGAGACCCCAGGAGGGGTTTGCTGTGGATTCTCAGTTTCTGGCATAGCAGACGCTCACCCTGTGCTTTTCCCTACCCGGCTGTGGCTGCCAGGGCCTGGCGGGGGAACTGGGCTGTGAGGCAAACGCGGCCACCCAAACCCAGGAAAACTGGGGGGCAGCTCGAGGGGAACCTGTCGGAATCTGcggtattgatgattctgagattgtagaaagtctctgtctttctgccccgctgccaaagaagaagccataattcatctgtgctggtttccaggttgtttattctgtttatatctaacatgttctgctgccctgccgcagctctgtcctgcagggcagcgtgtggggctctgccctcagtgggatgttacaaacattatataccagaaactacctgtgttatatttacaataatgtgccaatatctgttacctacgttgaacagcgtgtccccagcctaaaccaatagaaaaatgccaacactacagtgaaacatggagggcatgaagaaggaggaaaaggacaagacacacccaatttcctccatcttgtcccctttggacccctcatctagaaacctaaaattttacttttgcacccgtgccacacttaattattactcttatcaaacactcagagcttgtgattcatcctgtaagattgaaaactcttgtccatggacagagatcacagacagtgtctctgggggctctgtccaggggggttcctgacccctgccaggggggcagccagagggaagctctggattcccagaggaaccccGCAGGAATCCGGGCTGAGGTGAGTGAGGGAGCGCTCCCAAACCCCTGTTCAGCCTGTGGCCGTGTGTTTCCACTAGATGGTGACAGAAGGCTGCGTGTCCCGGCTGGGACTGCGGCTCACCCAAagccctgctgggcacagctgagcgggacatccctccctgcctcctcccagGACACATTTGATACTCGCCGCTGCATTCGGGACAGGAAAAGTTTTACCTGTGGGTGGTGCAGGCGTCTGCTGCCAAAAAATTTGTCAGGGATCTCCAGCAAACATCCAGTGGGTGCTCAGAGAAGGGGAAACGAGCTAGAAAAGCAATGAAATGTGTCCCTGAGCACCCCAACCTGACATCACCTGCTGTGTGGTCTGAGCAGTGCCCTGATGTGTAGAGCATGGCAAaggtgcagaaaaaaaatttaaaaataaaaaaaaacccaccaaaaaaccactATTAAAGCAAATTTACTAATCCTAGGTCTAGGTGCTGCTCAAAACCTCTTGAACAACCCCATGTTCCGCTGGCAAATCCTTATCTCCTCTTGGTGCCCACCTCACCCCGTCATGGTGCTGCTATGCCAGCAGGTACCACACCTGATGGATGGTgacccagcagcaccaggcactcAGGGATTGTCCTCTCTCTTCCCAACTGCACAGTTCCCCAAGCCCTGATTAATGCAGGACAGAAAATTAGATGGGACTGTGTGGTAGCCTaattaagttttttttcattatccCCCTGTCTGTGCCAAGAGGAGAGTCCTCAAGGATGATGCGCATGAAGTGGGTGCAGAGCTTGCTGTGACAAATGGCACTTAATTCAAATAGTCACAGACAAGTGCACATGGGCAGCTTGGGACACACTAGCCTGCAGGGATGAAAGTCAGCAGTGTCTGGCAGAGTATGGGATTTCTTCTCTGAGAAGTATCCTTTCTTGAGGAAGGATGCTGCAGGAATTGGCACGGCCCCTGGAGACAGGAATACCCATTGTCACTC includes the following:
- the NCL gene encoding nucleolin, encoding MRRAAAVPGRGLPGGRPRGCNAPCGWPIAERRRLARRLEGRARRLVGAGAEGAGRGAGLAKGAEGARARSFVSVPGPAARASPSLPQPARGPIPAAPPPRRTRPLRSRHNSAAAPAPPGTAAIMVKITKTPKNQIKQKKMVPPPKKFEESEEEESSDLDESSGEEMIPQKKAQKVAVTPAKKAATPAKKVATPAKKAVTPAKKVVATPQPKKAVTPTPKKAAVLTKGAKNGKNAKKEESEDDEDDEDDDEEDEEDSDEEEEPPMPVKPAAKKPAAVPAKKPAAVPAKQESEEDEDEDDDEEDEEEEDESEDEAMDTAPIPVKKTTPAKATPVKAKAAESEDEEDEDDDEDDDEEEDEEDAEEESEDEKPAVKEAPGKRKKEMANKSAPEPKKKKTDGPASAFTMFVGNLVSAKDFEELKTGLREFFGKKNIEVLDVRISATRRFGYVDFSSAEDLDKALQMNGKKLMGVEVKLEKAKSKETMKENKKERDARTLFLKNLPYRITEDDIREVFENALEVRIVMNKDGNSRGMAYVEFKTEAEADKALEEKQGTEIEGRAVVIDFTGEKSQQENQKGESTTLIVNNLSYAATEETLQEVFKKASSIRVPQNNQGRPKGYAFVDFATAEDAKEALNSLNNTEIEGRTIRLEFSSPSWQKGNTNARGGGGGFGQQSKTLFVRGLSEDTTEETLRESFEGSISARIVTDRDTGSSKGFGFVDFSSPEDAKAAKEAMEDGEIDGNKVTLDFAKPKGDFQRGGGFGGRGGRGGGGRGGRGGFGGRGGGRGGFGGRGGGFRGGRGGRGGGGDHKPQGKKIKFE